DNA sequence from the Parachlamydia acanthamoebae genome:
GATGAATCGCGTCTTCTTTTCCATAAATTAAAGATAATAATTTTTTATTGCTCACGATTATCCTTTTTATTTCTAAAATTCACCAAACCTAAAAGTTGTTGAATTAAGATAGCTGTCACTTTGGAGGTGTCTTGCTTCTCGGAACAATGCTGTAGAACAGCAGCTCTAGCAACATCAAATTTGCGCAAAAAGTGCCATTTAAAATCAGCGGATTCCCCTACTAAAGCATGCCCCAATCGACTCAGCCCCCGCCTATGTAACTTTTGCCGTAATTGTTGGCTATCTCCATTCCAATCAGCGAGATTTAGAGGAGAAATGGCTAGTTTTTCTTGTTTATTCAAACAAAAACGCAAAAATTGAAGCTCGATGGGCTTTAGACTTCCGTAAATATTCTTTAAACGGTTTTTATCAACAATTTGACGTACTTTGTCAGCCAAATCGTATATACTCAGAAGATCTATTATTTCTAACAAATCCTCTCTTGAGGTTTGCAAGAGAAAGGATAGAGAGGTTTGCGGCAAAAACTCTATAGGCATCACATCCGGCTGCTCAATCTGCTTCCAAAGATAATGCAAAGCAAATTCTTTTGCTGGAGCCGATAATTCCACTTCAAGCGGGGAGATATGACACACTTTTTTTAATTTAGAAACAATCGCCACAGGCAACGCACTCATTATCCACGCGGCTTCTTCAATAGGAATCTTTTTTAAAATGGGGACCAGCCAAGAATAATGCACTTGGCCAATTTTATTTTCATAAGCCCACAAAACGGCCTCTGGAGCTGATGCTTCCGTTTGTGTACTCAGAATAGCCTGAACATTTTCTGAAGGCAAGCAATCGATAAATTCCTTCATTTTTTTCTCATGATAACGGTTCAACAAAACCTTGAGCATCATCAGACTTTTAGTATTCATCATTTTTCCAATCCTGGCAGAAGAGCTTTAGGTTACACCTTTATCCTGATCATTATCCCCTTCACTCGCTTTCTCTTCTTCCTTTGGAGTCTCTTTCTCTTCCTCTTTAGGAGGTTCTGCAGAGATAGGATGTAAATTGAAAAGCTGCTTAATGCCTCCGTGACTTTTTAAAAGTGGATAGAGCTTCCACCCGGTCCAGATCATTAAGAGCGTCAAAAGCAAGAGAAGCAAACTGAATGCAAAGAAGATGATACGAAAACGAGAAGCAGATTCTTTAGCCACAATGATTGACCAAATGCTGACAAATTGCTTTTCATCTCCACCCGATTTTAATCCAATGGGCATTTCACTAAAACGTGCGCGATCTCCAATGACAGTCACATTATCATAGTCTAGCCCTGTCACGCTAGCTGCAACCAGTCGTTTGATTTTCGTGACTAAGTGAGAATTCGGGTCATCTAATACGCCTGAGTGCTTGACGTAAACAGAAGCAACAATTTTGCCTTTCTTTTCACCAGTTGGATTCAAGGGATCTTCTTCAGGGAAAGAGATCTGTACTTCTGCATCTAAAACTCCGTCAATTTTCCGAATCGTACTCGCAATTTGCTCGGCAAGACCCGCTTGATAGCGTATCCTTTCTTGCAACTCAGAGGGAACAAGCCCAACATTTGAAAAGATGCCCAGCAGGCTTTGTGGTTTTCTACGAGGTAACCCACTCTGATTGAGGATCGACATGGCTTGCGTCGCCTTATCAGCGGAAACACTAATATCCCACAACACAATTTTTGATCCACCGCCTCCGGCTCCCTCAGTGCTTTGTACCTTCATCGCATCGATGCCTTTGCTAGAAAGAAACACTACAATTTCGTTTGCTTCTTTTTCGTCCAAACCGTTCACAATCGTTTTCCGCGATTCACAACTCGTTAGTAGAAAGGCCATGCAAAGCAAAAAAACAGTACCTACTAGCTTGCTCAAGATCTTAGTTCCCGACATGATTGATTTTCCGTCTATAAAATTTTGACAATTTTAAACCTTTATTGAATTGGCCTCATCCTACCACAGTAATGTTTTTCCTAACAGGGCTTATTTCGTGTAAGAAATCGTCAATATATTTTATTTTTTGCAAATGAAAATATATAATTTTTAAAAAACATAAATTATTAAAAAACTAAAAATGCTATAATAAAATTATTAAATCGCAAATTATTATAAAATAAATAATTATATTTAAATTAAAGGATAGTAATCATGACTTCTCCTTTAACTGGACCAATAGCTAGAACAATTGACCAAAGCGCAACTAACTCTCCCCCCACCGAAACCCCAAGCGTCAAACACGAAGGACGGATTTGGAAGCGAATCTTTGGAGGTATAGGGAATTTTTTTAAAAAATTTGTACCAAATTTTGGGAAAAAAGAATCCACAGTGTCAAATAAACAGTTGAGTCAAAGAAATATTTCTCAATTATCTTCTCCCGCTGCAAAAAAAACAAACCAAATTGAGACAAAAAAGACTAAACCTAAAGAAGATGAATCTAAAAAAACCGAGATATCAAAGAAAGATAATTCGATTAAACCAGATACTTTAAAATCTGATAAACCCACCCTTGCAAGCAACTCAACAAATGAAGTCAAAGACACCGCTTTAAAAACCGAAGTTCCTCCAGAAAGCACAAGCCGTGCAACTGCTGCAAAAATAGAACTAGCCTCAAAAAAAGTGATGAATACACCTGTGTCATCTTCAAGTTCAGAAAATGAAGTGCATGTGGATTCAGCTGGAGAAGAGCATAAACAACTTATTCCATTTTCTAAACCATTAAAAGAGTTGAAAGAGACTGAGCAAAGACATTTCAAGGGTATTTCAATTCAATCAGAAATTCTGTCTGCCATGGTAAAAGACAAAAAGTTTATGAAAGGTTTAAATAAAGCCGACAAAAAAATGTTAACTGAATGGCAAAAAACATACCAAGAAAAGTATATCCCTCTAGCAAAAAAGCTTTCTGAAAAAATAGAAGAGATTATCGATCCAGCTTTGAAACCTCCTTTAACACTAGAAAAATCTGAAACGGCGGTAAAAGAATTTGCCGATTTGGTAAATGACAATGGAAGCATCTTTAATCAAAACGTTAAGCTGCAGACTTCTCTTGTTTATAACGCATTCCCCATGCAAGACTTTATTGGAAGAAACAAGGCTAAGATTGAGGATTTTCTAGATCACTCGATGCCAAATAAACAATTTAAAGACACTTATGATTTCGAACCTACAGCCAATCCACTTCAAAGAATTCCTCGCTACGGCATATTAGTTGATGCCATCAAAGGATCTCTAAAACTTCCTAATCAGGATAAACTCAGAAAAGCTGTTGACTCGATCAACATTAAGCCCAAGATTCAAGATGTGAACGAAGCCCGAAAAGAACTAGATTTTCCTGCGGAATTTAATAAGTATTTAGCAATTAAAAAGGCAATAAGACCTGACAAAGTTAAATTAAAACAAGTTCGTGAATACTTTATTAGTTTTGTAATCAAACTTGATTCAACAAAAATTACGTTTCCTATTTCGATAGGTGGTAAAGACAGAACGAATGATATCAAAGAAATGATTAAAGCGGATTTTTCTGAAAAATTAGGTCAATTACAGTCCTTACTTAATAGTGATGAATCGGTTCAGAAAAAATCTGGAAGTACTATTAGTACACTAGATAAAAAATTAAATTTTTATCTTGAAAATTATAGCGAATTAATTTCAGATAAAGAAAAGAAAGCAAAAGCTTCACTAGATAAAAAAGAACAAAAATAAATGATAAAATTTGCGGGGTAAAGCTATGCGTATTAATCTTAACTCATTTGCACGTATTTTTAATCACCCTCCGCAAACACCAGCAGTGCAAAAAACTAAGCACAAGGGTAGAACCTGGAAAACAACGAATGAAACGATCGAAAGTGCCCTAAATTTTTTTCACAGCTCTCGTGGAGAAAAGAAAGCAAAGCGAAATCCAATTGCGAGTGAAAGGGTCACAATACGCATGGCACAACCTAATGTTTCTGAACTAAAAAAACCCAAAAAGTAATCTAGCAGGCTTCACAATCCTGATCGGTAACGGAATTTTCTAAATCACTATCGTTGCCAAAAGAAAAGTTTTGAATCAAATCTTTCACTTGATCAGGTGAAGAAGCTCGGCTAATCAAGCCACGAAATTCTCGAGTTCCACCAGAACTTTTGATATACCAGCATCCTACACGCCGCATTTCAATCACAACTTGGCGAGGATTGTAATAACGTTCAGTACACAAAAAATGCTCATAAAGAGCTTGGCGGCAATCCTCAGGTGTGTGCACACGAATTGTCCCGCCTTGCAGATAATTCAAAATATCTTGAGCAATCCACGGCTGTCCCATAGTTCCGCGCGCGACTAATACAGCATCGCAGCCTGTATACTCAAACATACGCTTCGCTGACGTAGGATCCATCACATCTCCATTGCCAATCACTTTGATATGTTTGGCAACTTGTTTACTGGCTTTAATGTGATCCCAGTTGGCGGGTCCGCGATAAGCTTGTTGGCGTGTCCGGCCATGGATCGTAATAGCTTTAGCTCCAGCCTTTTCAGCTATTTGTGTAATCTCCTCGGCACATAGATTTTCATCATCCCAACCCGCTCGAATTTTAACCGTTACTGGAATTTTAACAGCAGCGACCATTTCTGATAAAATTTCTCCAATTAACAAAGGATTTTTTAAAAGTCCTGAACCGCTACCGTCTTTTGTGACCTTATCAACCGGACACCCACAGTTTAAATCCACCACGTCAAAACCTAAATCCTCAATGATTTTGGCAGCCTTAGCTGCTAGCTGAGGTTTGCTTCCACATAGCTGCCCGCCAATCGGATGCATATCCTTATCAAAATCTAACATCCGGAATGTATTGGGATCATGCCGCACTAATGCGTCCATTTTAACCATTTCACAATACATTAAGCCAGGCGAATACCGCGCAGACATCTGCCGAAATGGAAAATCGGAACACCCTGCTAGAGGTGCATAAAACACGGGATTAGGCAATGTGAGGTTCCCGAGTTGAAAAGAAGAAAAAGTATTCATTAAAATTACAAATTTATGAGCAAGATTTTTAAGAAATATTCGATAAAGCTCAGTGCCAAAAAGGCAAATATGGGGCTTATATCAATCATTCCCAGGGGAGGAATAACTCCTCGAAAAAAATTCAGGTAGGGGTCAGTGTAAAAAGCAATAAACTGCATGATTCGGTATTGATGCAATTCCGGTAGCCACGAGCTTAAAATGCGCGCAAATAGCATGAGAAAATAAACTTGAAAAATCAGACTGATGATGTTAACTAAAATCATGGCCTATCCCTTGGAAACTTAAGGAAATCATAAA
Encoded proteins:
- the sctJ gene encoding type III secretion system inner membrane ring lipoprotein SctJ, which encodes MSGTKILSKLVGTVFLLCMAFLLTSCESRKTIVNGLDEKEANEIVVFLSSKGIDAMKVQSTEGAGGGGSKIVLWDISVSADKATQAMSILNQSGLPRRKPQSLLGIFSNVGLVPSELQERIRYQAGLAEQIASTIRKIDGVLDAEVQISFPEEDPLNPTGEKKGKIVASVYVKHSGVLDDPNSHLVTKIKRLVAASVTGLDYDNVTVIGDRARFSEMPIGLKSGGDEKQFVSIWSIIVAKESASRFRIIFFAFSLLLLLLTLLMIWTGWKLYPLLKSHGGIKQLFNLHPISAEPPKEEEKETPKEEEKASEGDNDQDKGVT
- the dusB gene encoding tRNA dihydrouridine synthase DusB translates to MNTFSSFQLGNLTLPNPVFYAPLAGCSDFPFRQMSARYSPGLMYCEMVKMDALVRHDPNTFRMLDFDKDMHPIGGQLCGSKPQLAAKAAKIIEDLGFDVVDLNCGCPVDKVTKDGSGSGLLKNPLLIGEILSEMVAAVKIPVTVKIRAGWDDENLCAEEITQIAEKAGAKAITIHGRTRQQAYRGPANWDHIKASKQVAKHIKVIGNGDVMDPTSAKRMFEYTGCDAVLVARGTMGQPWIAQDILNYLQGGTIRVHTPEDCRQALYEHFLCTERYYNPRQVVIEMRRVGCWYIKSSGGTREFRGLISRASSPDQVKDLIQNFSFGNDSDLENSVTDQDCEAC
- a CDS encoding YggT family protein; its protein translation is MILVNIISLIFQVYFLMLFARILSSWLPELHQYRIMQFIAFYTDPYLNFFRGVIPPLGMIDISPIFAFLALSFIEYFLKILLINL